One Anas platyrhynchos isolate ZD024472 breed Pekin duck chromosome 2, IASCAAS_PekinDuck_T2T, whole genome shotgun sequence DNA segment encodes these proteins:
- the RBIS gene encoding ribosomal biogenesis factor, with translation MGKSRARKAAKAPSVFCIARGGAGKARGKGRARRVTSGLRKINIENADKVSKINKAFTEIQKEVQQLSKGPVVEPQKNNQVSTQPEGEPANVDDATSLLSQL, from the exons ATGGGGAAGAGCCGGGCGCGGAAGGCGGCGAAGGCGCCGAGCGTCTTCTGCATCGCCCGCGGCGGCGCCGGCAAGGCCCGCGGGAAGGGCCGGGCGCGGCGCGTCACCTCCGGGCTCAGGAAG ATAAACATTGAAAATGCTGACAAAGTAAGCAAGATAAATAAAGCATTTACTGAAATTCAGAAGGAGGTACAGCAGCTATCAAAAGGCCCTGTAGTGGAACCTCAGAAGAATAACCAG gtttctaCACAACCAGAAGGTGAACCAGCAAACGTGGATGATGCCACAAGCCTATTATCACAGCTGTAA
- the E2F5 gene encoding transcription factor E2F5 isoform X2, translating to MDDSTNHQFSYVTHEDICNCFNGDTLLAIQAPCGTQLEVPIPEMGQNGQKKYQINLKSNSGPIHVLLINKESSSSKPVVFPVPPPDDLAQTPSQPAAPVTPLKPTTATQNPPEQHGLNQGQQLPQTSVVDTPSESSLQQNSTTPATPYSSLPDAVLYPSLSGDVAQATASSNDYQGLLPLDVNCILKPNSFDIAKMDEPTGNISGDIIDELMSSDVFPLLRLSPTPGDDYNFNLDDNEGVCDLFDVQILNY from the exons tttcatatgTCACCCATGAAGATATCTGTAACTGCTTCAATG GAGACACACTTCTAGCAATTCAAGCACCTTGTGGTACACAGTTAGAAGTACCTATACCCGAAATG GGACAGAACGGACAGAAGAAATACCAGATCAATCTTAAGAGCAATTCAGGACCTATTCATGTACTGCTTATAAATAAAGAATCAAGCTCCTCCAAGCCCGTGGTGTTTCCAGTTCCTCCACCCGATGATCTTGCACAGACCCCATctcagcctgcagctccagTGACTCCCCTTAAACCTACTACAGCTACTCAAAATCCACCAGAACAACATGGTCTTAACCAGGGACAACAGTTGCCACAAACGTCAGTTGTGGACACGCCATCAG AAAGCAGTTTGCAGCAGAACAGTACAACTCCAGCAACTCCTTATTCCAGCCTTCCAGATGCAGTGTTGTACCCCAGCCTTTCAGGAGATGTCGCCCAAGCTACAGCTAGCTCAAATGACTATCAGGGTTTGCTCCCTTTGGACGTTAACTGTATTCTCAAGCCAAACTCATTTGACATAGCAAAGATGGATGAGCCCACAG GAAATATCAGTGGGGATATTATTGATGAACTTATGTCTTCTGATG TTTTTCCTCTCTTACGACTCTCTCCTACTCCCGGAGATGACTACAACTTTAACCTGGATGATAATGAAGGAGTCTGTGATCTCTTTGATGTGCAGATACTAAATTATTAG